A region from the Sphingomonas brevis genome encodes:
- a CDS encoding ShlB/FhaC/HecB family hemolysin secretion/activation protein produces the protein MTGPAWTSGKLAGGLLATAALFFPSTASAQRVAPSREELNRITLAPSQGRPTLNIVGGVERSPCPLADPRYADVRVTISEVQFNGLKGATPEEMRPAWTPFAGGEQPVAVLCEIRDAAATILRDKGYLAAVQVPTQRIENGVVRMETLYARVTTIRARGQTGGAEAKLAAYLGKLTEDEYFDRNRAERYLLLARDLPGYNVQLTLKPAGTGPGELVGEVAVLHEPYSLDLLIQNLGAQETGRWGGQVRGQAFGLTGLGDVTTLSFYSTFDFEEQKILQAAHSFRPGSEGLTIDGQFTYAWTKPDIGASDAVPDLKAKTLYWTVDARYPLIRSQSSNLWGGIGFDFVDQKVHFFEPLTRDKLRILWLRADWDAIDLSSRRPGWRVSAFGEIRHGLGIFDASDGGDDVPPSRLDGDSSATVIRLGGTGEVALGRDFALSVSPRLQYAFDPLLAFEEFTAGNYTVGRGYDPATLSGDSGAGLSAELRGPRILPVKRSRLAVQPFIFGDAAWAWNKNDGEGADHLASAGGGIRAELADRFRLDGTVAVPLEKAGFENRKGDVRVLVTLTTKILP, from the coding sequence ATGACGGGACCAGCTTGGACAAGCGGGAAGCTGGCGGGCGGATTGCTCGCGACCGCCGCGCTTTTCTTCCCCTCGACCGCATCCGCGCAAAGGGTTGCGCCGTCCCGCGAAGAACTGAATCGAATCACGCTGGCGCCGTCGCAAGGCCGGCCGACGCTGAACATAGTCGGCGGGGTCGAGCGCTCGCCCTGCCCGCTAGCCGACCCACGCTATGCCGACGTCCGGGTGACGATCAGCGAGGTCCAGTTCAATGGGCTGAAGGGCGCCACTCCCGAGGAAATGCGTCCAGCCTGGACGCCGTTCGCCGGGGGCGAGCAGCCAGTGGCGGTGCTGTGCGAAATCCGCGATGCCGCCGCGACCATTTTGCGCGACAAGGGGTATCTGGCTGCGGTCCAGGTGCCGACCCAGCGGATCGAGAATGGCGTGGTGCGGATGGAAACGCTCTATGCCCGGGTCACTACCATCCGAGCCCGCGGGCAGACCGGCGGGGCCGAGGCCAAGCTCGCCGCCTATCTGGGCAAGCTGACCGAGGACGAATATTTCGACCGCAACCGGGCCGAGCGCTACCTGCTGCTGGCCCGCGACCTGCCAGGATATAATGTCCAGCTGACGCTGAAGCCGGCCGGCACTGGCCCCGGCGAACTGGTCGGCGAAGTAGCGGTGCTGCACGAGCCCTATTCGCTGGACCTGCTCATCCAGAATTTGGGGGCGCAGGAAACCGGCCGGTGGGGCGGGCAGGTCCGCGGCCAGGCGTTCGGCCTGACCGGGCTGGGCGATGTCACCACACTGTCCTTCTATTCGACGTTCGACTTCGAGGAACAGAAGATCCTGCAGGCGGCGCATAGCTTCCGCCCCGGGTCCGAAGGACTGACGATCGACGGGCAGTTCACCTATGCCTGGACCAAGCCGGACATTGGCGCGAGCGACGCCGTGCCCGACCTCAAGGCCAAGACCTTGTACTGGACGGTTGACGCCCGTTACCCGCTGATCCGCAGCCAATCGTCCAATCTGTGGGGCGGCATCGGCTTCGATTTCGTCGACCAGAAGGTCCATTTCTTCGAGCCGCTGACCCGCGACAAGCTGCGCATCCTGTGGCTCAGGGCCGACTGGGACGCGATCGACCTGAGCTCTCGCCGGCCCGGCTGGCGGGTGAGCGCATTTGGGGAGATTCGCCACGGCCTTGGCATTTTCGATGCCAGCGACGGCGGCGACGATGTCCCGCCCAGCCGCCTCGACGGAGATTCCAGCGCGACCGTCATCCGCCTCGGCGGAACCGGCGAGGTGGCGCTGGGCCGCGACTTCGCGCTGTCGGTCAGCCCGCGACTCCAATATGCGTTCGACCCGCTGCTGGCGTTCGAGGAATTCACCGCCGGCAATTATACGGTCGGGCGGGGATATGATCCGGCGACGCTCAGCGGCGACAGCGGAGCGGGCCTCAGCGCCGAGCTGCGCGGCCCGCGCATCCTTCCGGTCAAGCGGTCGAGGCTGGCCGTCCAGCCCTTCATCTTCGGCGACGCCGCCTGGGCGTGGAACAAGAATGACGGCGAGGGCGCCGACCATCTGGCCTCGGCCGGGGGCGGCATCCGCGCCGAGCTGGCCGACCGCTTCCGGTTGGACGGCACGGTCGCTGTGCCGCTGGAAAAAGCAGGATTTGAAAATCGCAAGGGAGACGTCCGCGTGCTGGTCACGCTGACCACGAAAATTCTCCCCTGA
- a CDS encoding arginase family protein, with product MSSGWPNLSDLIVDKTADAPVGLVGAPLNMGSVTPGRCDLAPALLRATFRRIGRYDIETGRELQTSIADHGDVPIAGLSIEEATPSIVAACKASVERHRLTLLVGGNNAVTRPGVHALGLPLDKVGLITLDAHFDMRDTSQGLGNGNPVRALRDDGMPGKNIAQVGLAPFANSQEMHRDAVEGGHFVATIGDVWREGILVLMSHALHRLDHCEAVVVDCDIDVIDRSQFPGAPGARPGGMMSHTFFQAVRALAAHPKVRIVDLTEWDPPLDPTDLSALTAARWVAECIAGFEAR from the coding sequence ATGAGCAGCGGATGGCCTAATCTTTCGGACCTGATTGTCGACAAGACGGCGGATGCGCCGGTCGGGCTGGTCGGAGCGCCGCTCAACATGGGATCGGTGACTCCAGGGCGCTGCGACCTTGCGCCGGCGCTGCTTCGCGCGACGTTCAGGCGGATCGGGCGATATGACATCGAGACTGGACGAGAGCTGCAAACCAGTATCGCCGATCATGGCGATGTGCCGATTGCGGGCCTCAGCATCGAGGAGGCGACTCCGTCGATCGTCGCGGCTTGCAAGGCGAGCGTCGAGCGGCATCGGCTGACGTTATTGGTCGGCGGCAATAATGCGGTTACACGGCCCGGCGTTCATGCGCTGGGCTTGCCGCTGGACAAGGTCGGGCTGATCACGCTCGACGCCCATTTCGACATGCGCGACACATCGCAGGGCCTCGGCAACGGCAATCCCGTGCGGGCGCTGCGCGATGACGGAATGCCGGGCAAGAATATCGCCCAGGTCGGCCTCGCACCCTTCGCCAATAGCCAAGAGATGCACCGAGATGCGGTCGAAGGGGGGCATTTCGTCGCCACGATCGGTGATGTGTGGCGCGAAGGCATTTTGGTTTTGATGAGCCATGCGCTCCATCGTCTCGATCATTGCGAAGCTGTCGTGGTCGACTGCGACATCGACGTGATCGATCGCAGCCAGTTTCCCGGAGCACCGGGCGCCAGGCCGGGCGGCATGATGAGCCACACATTCTTCCAGGCCGTTCGCGCCCTGGCAGCACATCCCAAGGTGCGGATCGTCGACCTTACCGAATGGGATCCGCCGCTCGACCCGACCGACCTCAGCGCCCTTACCGCCGCACGCTGGGTTGCCGAATGTATTGCCGGCTTCGAAGCCCGCTAG
- the hutI gene encoding imidazolonepropionase produces the protein MWDRLITDCHVATMVAAPDNPLGLFPNAAIGIDGGKIVRVGKRTELAGFRAKEVVPCGGAWITPGLVDCHTHLVFGGTRANEHAMRRAGATYEEIAKAGGGIASTVAATKAASADALQQQARRRLHALMAGGVTTVEIKSGYGLDTASEMRLLNAARAIGRGEPVRIVTTLLAAHALPPEAREGLAREAYVRMIVEEMIPAVAKAGIATSVDAFCESIAFTPAEVERVFTAARANGLPVRLHAEQLSNQKGAELAARYKALSADHLEHLDAAGAKAMAAAGTVAVLLPGAFYALNEKKKPPVQLLRDAGVPIAIASDCNPGTSPVLNPQLIINMACTLFGLTPEEAIAGMTVNAARALGLAHEVGTIEAGKAADLCVWRVNELNELGYWVGMPGPERRIFAGEG, from the coding sequence ATGTGGGACCGCCTGATCACCGACTGCCATGTCGCGACGATGGTCGCCGCGCCGGACAATCCGCTCGGCCTGTTTCCCAATGCCGCGATCGGAATCGATGGCGGCAAGATCGTACGGGTCGGAAAGCGCACGGAGCTGGCCGGTTTCCGCGCGAAGGAAGTGGTGCCCTGCGGCGGCGCCTGGATCACGCCGGGCCTGGTGGACTGTCATACCCATCTGGTGTTCGGCGGCACCCGTGCAAACGAACATGCCATGCGCCGCGCCGGCGCAACCTATGAGGAAATCGCCAAAGCGGGCGGCGGCATCGCCTCGACCGTCGCGGCGACGAAGGCCGCCAGCGCCGACGCGCTGCAGCAGCAGGCGCGCCGCCGTCTCCACGCGCTGATGGCCGGCGGAGTTACTACCGTCGAGATCAAGTCGGGCTACGGTCTCGACACTGCGTCCGAGATGCGGCTCCTGAACGCCGCCCGCGCCATCGGCCGGGGCGAGCCGGTGCGGATCGTCACCACTTTGCTCGCCGCGCACGCGCTTCCGCCGGAGGCCAGGGAAGGTCTGGCGCGCGAGGCTTATGTAAGGATGATCGTGGAGGAAATGATTCCGGCGGTCGCCAAGGCCGGAATCGCCACCAGCGTCGACGCCTTTTGCGAATCCATCGCCTTCACGCCCGCGGAGGTCGAGCGGGTGTTCACCGCCGCCCGCGCCAACGGGCTTCCCGTCCGTCTCCACGCCGAGCAGCTCAGCAACCAGAAGGGCGCCGAACTCGCCGCGCGTTACAAGGCGCTGTCAGCCGACCATCTCGAACATCTCGACGCCGCCGGCGCCAAAGCAATGGCAGCGGCTGGGACGGTCGCGGTGCTGCTGCCCGGCGCCTTCTATGCGCTCAATGAGAAGAAGAAGCCGCCAGTTCAGCTCCTGCGTGACGCGGGCGTTCCGATCGCCATCGCGTCCGATTGCAACCCGGGCACCTCGCCGGTGCTGAACCCGCAGCTCATCATCAACATGGCGTGCACCCTGTTCGGCCTGACCCCGGAGGAGGCGATCGCCGGGATGACGGTCAACGCGGCCCGCGCGCTCGGCCTGGCGCATGAGGTCGGCACGATCGAGGCCGGCAAGGCCGCCGACCTGTGCGTCTGGCGGGTCAATGAGCTCAATGAGCTCGGCTATTGGGTCGGAATGCCGGGGCCGGAGCGGCGGATTTTCGCGGGTGAGGGATAG
- the hutU gene encoding urocanate hydratase: MTGDRRDNSRHIRARRGSDIKAKHWTTEAAVRMLMNNLDAEVAEDPQSLVVYGGIGRAARNWAAYDKIVETLERLEEDQTLLVQSGKPVGVFRTHKDAPRVLLANSNLVPHWATWEKFNELDRKGLMMYGQMTAGSWIYIGSQGIVQGTYETFVEMGRQHFGGDLRGKWILTGGLGGMGGAQPLAAVMAGAHCIAVEVQDSRIEKRLETRYLDRRATSIDEALEIIKNATEPTSVGLLGNCAEILPEMVRRGIRPDAVTDQTSAHDPANGYCPAGWSVAEWIEMRERDPAAVAAAARRSMAVHVQAMLDFQKMGIPTFDYGNNIRQEAFNEGVKNAFDFPGFVPAYVRPLFCRGIGPFRWAALSGDPEDIARTDAKVKELIPDDPHLHRWLDMAKERIAFQGLPARICWVGLGQRHRLGLAFNEMVRNGEVSAPIVIGRDHLDSGSVASPNRETEAMQDGSDAVSDWPLLNALLNTASGATWVSLHHGGGVGMGYSQHSGVVIVADGTDDAARRLERVLWNDPGTGVMRHADAGYDIAVECAREQGLDLPSVL, encoded by the coding sequence ATGACCGGCGATCGCAGGGACAATAGCCGCCATATCCGCGCGCGGCGGGGCTCAGACATCAAGGCGAAGCATTGGACCACCGAGGCCGCGGTCCGAATGCTGATGAACAACCTCGACGCCGAGGTCGCCGAGGATCCGCAGAGCCTGGTGGTTTACGGCGGAATCGGCCGCGCCGCGCGCAACTGGGCGGCTTATGACAAGATCGTCGAAACACTCGAGCGGCTGGAAGAAGACCAGACGCTGCTGGTCCAATCCGGCAAGCCGGTCGGCGTGTTTCGCACCCACAAAGATGCGCCCCGAGTGCTCCTCGCCAATTCCAATCTCGTGCCGCACTGGGCGACCTGGGAGAAGTTCAACGAGCTCGATCGCAAGGGCTTGATGATGTACGGCCAGATGACGGCCGGGAGCTGGATCTACATCGGCTCCCAGGGCATCGTCCAAGGCACTTACGAAACCTTCGTGGAGATGGGCCGCCAGCATTTTGGCGGGGACCTTCGCGGAAAATGGATATTGACCGGGGGCCTTGGTGGCATGGGCGGCGCCCAGCCGCTGGCCGCGGTGATGGCCGGTGCCCATTGCATCGCCGTCGAGGTACAGGACAGCCGCATCGAGAAGCGCCTCGAAACGCGCTACCTCGACCGTCGCGCGACCAGCATCGACGAGGCGTTGGAAATCATCAAGAACGCCACCGAACCGACCAGCGTCGGCCTCCTCGGCAACTGCGCCGAAATCCTCCCCGAAATGGTCCGCCGCGGTATCCGTCCCGACGCGGTCACCGACCAGACTTCGGCGCACGACCCGGCCAACGGCTATTGCCCGGCTGGCTGGTCGGTGGCGGAATGGATCGAGATGCGCGAGCGCGATCCGGCCGCGGTCGCCGCCGCCGCGAGGCGGTCGATGGCGGTGCATGTCCAGGCGATGCTCGATTTCCAGAAGATGGGCATTCCGACGTTCGACTATGGCAACAACATCCGCCAGGAAGCCTTCAACGAGGGCGTCAAGAACGCGTTCGACTTCCCCGGCTTCGTTCCCGCCTATGTTCGCCCGCTCTTCTGCCGCGGCATCGGTCCCTTCCGCTGGGCGGCGCTGTCGGGCGATCCCGAAGACATCGCCAGGACCGACGCCAAGGTGAAGGAGCTTATCCCGGACGATCCGCATCTCCACCGCTGGCTCGACATGGCGAAGGAACGGATCGCCTTCCAGGGGCTTCCGGCGCGCATCTGCTGGGTCGGCCTCGGCCAGCGTCACCGCCTCGGCCTCGCCTTCAATGAGATGGTCAGGAATGGCGAGGTCTCCGCCCCGATTGTGATCGGCCGCGATCATCTCGATTCGGGGTCTGTTGCCAGCCCCAATCGCGAAACTGAGGCGATGCAGGACGGCAGCGACGCGGTGTCGGATTGGCCGCTGTTGAACGCCCTGCTCAACACCGCTTCGGGGGCGACTTGGGTTTCGCTCCACCATGGCGGCGGAGTCGGCATGGGCTATTCGCAGCATAGCGGCGTGGTGATCGTCGCCGACGGCACCGACGATGCCGCCCGCCGCCTCGAGCGCGTGTTGTGGAACGACCCCGGCACCGGCGTCATGCGCCATGCCGACGCGGGCTATGACATCGCTGTGGAATGCGCGCGGGAGCAGGGGCTCGATTTGCCTTCCGTGCTTTGA
- the hutH gene encoding histidine ammonia-lyase, with product MLTLNPEAIDLAALRQLWAGAAASLDNASMDRVRAAAASVERIVASGETVYGINTGFGLLANTRIPPERLAELQRNLILSHSCGLGDMLPRHTVRLMIVLKLLGLGRGFSGVRPLVIEALQALLDKDAMPLIPAQGSVGASGDLAPLAHLIAALLGEGRIDVAGDVLPAKDALARLGMSPLELGPKEGLALINGTQASTAIALDALFTAERVFGAALGAGALSIDALKGSIKPFDPRISAARGQPGQIRVAAEIRALLDGSEILASHGRCGKVQDPYSFRCQPQVMGAALDLLVNAARTLTIEAGAVTDNPIVFEDEDTAISGGNFHAQPVAFAADIIAMAMCEVGSISERRTAVLIDPKMSGLPAFLVDDGGANSGLMIPQVTQAALVAENRSLAFPASVDSVPTSAGQEDHVSMAPIAARKAAQIAKNVAGIVGVELIAAAQGVDYHAPLKTSPKLQLLHANVRGLSPRLETDRYWADEMAALQSAVLKGEAASPFSI from the coding sequence ATGCTGACCTTGAATCCCGAAGCCATCGACCTCGCTGCCCTTCGCCAGCTTTGGGCCGGCGCTGCCGCCTCCCTCGACAACGCCAGCATGGACCGAGTCCGTGCCGCCGCCGCGTCGGTCGAGCGGATCGTCGCCAGCGGCGAGACCGTTTACGGAATCAACACCGGCTTCGGCCTGCTCGCCAACACCCGCATCCCGCCCGAGAGGCTGGCCGAGCTGCAGCGCAACCTGATCCTGTCCCATTCGTGCGGGCTCGGCGACATGCTTCCGCGCCACACGGTGCGGCTGATGATCGTCCTGAAGCTGCTCGGCCTGGGCCGCGGCTTTTCCGGCGTTCGCCCGCTGGTGATCGAAGCGCTCCAGGCGCTGCTCGACAAGGACGCCATGCCGCTGATCCCGGCGCAGGGCAGTGTGGGCGCCAGCGGAGATCTCGCGCCGCTTGCCCATTTGATCGCCGCTTTGCTTGGCGAGGGCCGGATCGACGTCGCTGGCGATGTTCTTCCGGCGAAAGACGCGCTCGCCAGGCTTGGCATGTCGCCGCTGGAACTTGGCCCCAAGGAAGGCCTTGCCCTCATCAACGGCACCCAGGCCTCGACCGCAATTGCGCTTGATGCGCTGTTCACGGCGGAACGGGTGTTCGGCGCGGCGCTCGGCGCCGGCGCCCTGTCGATCGATGCGCTGAAGGGCTCCATCAAGCCGTTCGACCCGCGCATCTCGGCCGCGCGAGGCCAGCCAGGCCAGATCCGCGTCGCCGCGGAAATTCGCGCGCTTCTCGACGGCTCCGAGATCCTTGCCAGCCACGGCCGGTGCGGCAAGGTGCAGGACCCATATAGCTTCCGCTGCCAGCCGCAGGTGATGGGCGCCGCGCTCGACCTGCTCGTCAATGCCGCGCGCACCCTGACCATCGAAGCGGGCGCGGTTACCGACAATCCGATCGTCTTCGAGGATGAGGATACGGCGATCAGCGGGGGTAATTTCCACGCCCAGCCGGTCGCCTTCGCGGCCGACATCATCGCCATGGCGATGTGCGAGGTCGGATCGATTTCCGAACGCCGCACCGCAGTCCTGATCGACCCCAAGATGAGCGGGCTTCCGGCCTTCCTGGTCGATGATGGCGGAGCCAATTCGGGGCTGATGATCCCTCAGGTCACGCAAGCCGCACTCGTCGCTGAGAACCGCAGCCTGGCCTTCCCGGCCAGCGTCGATTCCGTGCCGACCAGCGCCGGGCAGGAGGACCATGTCTCGATGGCGCCGATTGCCGCTCGCAAGGCGGCACAGATTGCGAAGAATGTCGCGGGGATCGTCGGCGTCGAGCTGATCGCCGCGGCCCAGGGCGTCGACTATCACGCGCCGCTTAAGACCAGCCCGAAGCTGCAATTGCTCCACGCCAACGTCCGAGGCCTCAGCCCGCGGCTCGAAACCGACCGCTACTGGGCCGATGAAATGGCGGCGCTGCAGTCGGCCGTGCTGAAGGGAGAGGCGGCCTCCCCCTTCAGCATCTAG
- a CDS encoding DUF2147 domain-containing protein, translated as MKQILILAVSMLVAAPSALAAQSLEGKWTNPKRSVIVTVDRCGQAYCGTVSWASQHNRDKVADNGRQLLGTRILTDLKPTGGGLYKGQAFEPKRNIRGSATVRQLGSNTMVVKGCAVLGLFCKEQRWTRIVD; from the coding sequence ATGAAACAGATATTGATTCTTGCCGTCTCGATGCTTGTGGCTGCGCCCTCGGCGCTGGCCGCGCAGTCGCTTGAAGGCAAATGGACCAATCCCAAGCGCAGCGTAATCGTTACCGTCGACCGTTGCGGACAGGCCTATTGCGGCACGGTCAGCTGGGCCAGCCAGCACAACCGCGACAAGGTCGCCGACAATGGCCGGCAGCTGCTGGGCACCCGGATCCTGACCGACCTCAAGCCTACCGGCGGCGGCCTTTACAAGGGACAGGCGTTCGAGCCGAAGCGCAACATCCGTGGCTCGGCGACCGTCCGCCAGCTCGGCAGCAACACGATGGTGGTCAAGGGCTGCGCGGTGCTGGGCCTGTTCTGCAAGGAACAACGCTGGACCCGGATCGTCGACTAA
- a CDS encoding PepSY-associated TM helix domain-containing protein: protein MKLLSILHRWSGGFVGLLLAILGLSGIILVWKDSWISLPGARDPLVANVETLGQIAEREAAAGATRITFPSDDFGLIQVGRDGGAGAYLNQHGDTVATWTSQWQRPELWIFDLHHHLFYGETGETIAGAAGVFGLLFVISGIFLWLRSRSRWRPRLLPRKFQPGPIVIHHRDIGILLAPLLLLTFLTGTGMVFKQAAGAVLSPWGKLDGRPKPLEVAPAHGPAPIAAMLAEARVRFPDAALRRVTLPGKPGQPWSVTMRQPFEWSANGRTRLTFDGTGNLVKVDNPAAGSQAASIYEKFLPLHSAKVGGFAWQLVMTLSGLGLTILGTFACLSFWFRKARKRRRPEIAKAGLEVAAAG, encoded by the coding sequence ATGAAATTGCTGTCCATCCTGCACCGCTGGAGCGGCGGTTTCGTCGGCCTCCTGCTCGCCATCCTCGGTTTGAGCGGCATCATCCTGGTGTGGAAGGACAGCTGGATTTCGCTCCCCGGCGCGCGCGACCCGCTGGTCGCGAACGTCGAGACCCTTGGCCAGATCGCCGAGCGCGAGGCGGCGGCAGGCGCGACCCGGATCACCTTTCCAAGCGACGATTTCGGCCTGATCCAGGTCGGCCGCGACGGTGGCGCCGGTGCCTACCTCAACCAGCACGGCGATACGGTCGCCACCTGGACCAGTCAGTGGCAGCGGCCGGAGCTGTGGATTTTCGACCTCCATCACCATCTTTTCTACGGCGAAACCGGCGAGACCATCGCCGGTGCCGCCGGGGTGTTCGGCCTGCTGTTCGTGATCAGCGGCATTTTCCTCTGGCTGCGCAGTCGCAGCCGCTGGCGTCCTCGCCTGCTTCCCAGGAAGTTCCAGCCGGGCCCGATTGTCATCCACCACCGCGACATCGGCATCCTTCTCGCGCCTCTGCTGCTGCTGACCTTCCTCACCGGAACGGGCATGGTGTTCAAGCAAGCGGCCGGTGCGGTGCTAAGTCCATGGGGCAAGCTTGACGGCCGACCCAAGCCGCTGGAAGTCGCCCCGGCCCATGGCCCCGCACCGATTGCGGCGATGCTGGCCGAGGCCAGGGTCCGCTTCCCCGACGCCGCCCTTCGCCGTGTCACGCTTCCCGGCAAGCCGGGCCAACCCTGGTCGGTGACCATGCGCCAGCCGTTCGAATGGTCGGCCAACGGACGCACGCGCTTGACCTTCGACGGTACCGGCAATCTGGTGAAAGTCGATAATCCGGCCGCGGGCAGCCAGGCGGCCTCGATTTACGAGAAATTCCTGCCGCTCCACAGCGCCAAGGTCGGCGGCTTCGCCTGGCAGCTGGTGATGACCCTCTCCGGCCTAGGCCTCACCATCCTCGGAACCTTCGCCTGCCTGTCCTTCTGGTTCCGCAAGGCCAGGAAGCGCCGCCGGCCGGAAATTGCCAAGGCCGGGCTCGAAGTCGCCGCCGCGGGCTAG